One genomic region from Candidatus Zixiibacteriota bacterium encodes:
- a CDS encoding IS110 family transposase yields the protein KLKKVALAACMRKMLNIIRAMLIKRERFNPQYQPLT from the coding sequence GAAAACTCAAAAAAGTCGCTCTGGCGGCCTGCATGAGGAAAATGCTGAACATAATCAGAGCTATGCTCATAAAAAGAGAAAGGTTCAATCCACAATATCAAC